One window from the genome of Synechococcus sp. PROS-7-1 encodes:
- a CDS encoding alpha/beta fold hydrolase: MSNDQAAWWQFRGHAVHGLCAAPEPAQNPQSLERPALLLVHGFGASTDHWRHNIPVLAQTHEVHAVDLLGFGRSAKPAGLNYGGALWRDQLVAYVQERIGRPTVIAGNSLGGFAALAAGAALADQAAGVVLINAAGPFSDEQTASPGGWGAIARRTIGSALLKSPVLQRLLFENLRRPATIRRTLRQVYIDKTNVDDWLVESIRRPSLDPGAFGVFRTVFDIPRGQPLDELFAHLQAPLLLLWGIRDPWINAAGRRSSFQRHAPENTTEVVLDAGHCPHDEVPDQVNRALQDWLAERVGENTLDPQPAR; this comes from the coding sequence GTGAGCAACGACCAGGCAGCGTGGTGGCAGTTCCGTGGCCATGCCGTGCACGGTCTGTGCGCAGCGCCAGAACCGGCCCAGAACCCCCAGTCGCTGGAGCGCCCTGCCCTTCTGCTGGTGCATGGCTTTGGTGCCTCCACAGATCACTGGCGGCACAACATTCCTGTGCTGGCCCAAACCCACGAGGTGCACGCTGTGGATCTTCTCGGTTTCGGACGCAGCGCCAAACCCGCAGGACTCAACTACGGCGGTGCGCTCTGGCGCGATCAGCTGGTGGCCTACGTGCAGGAGCGCATTGGCCGCCCCACGGTGATCGCCGGCAACTCCCTGGGGGGATTCGCTGCCTTGGCAGCGGGTGCCGCGCTTGCAGACCAGGCGGCTGGGGTGGTGCTGATCAATGCTGCGGGTCCCTTCAGCGATGAACAGACCGCCAGCCCGGGGGGGTGGGGGGCGATCGCCCGGCGCACCATCGGCTCCGCTTTGCTGAAGAGCCCAGTGCTGCAGCGGTTGCTGTTTGAAAATCTGCGTCGGCCCGCCACCATCCGCCGCACGTTGCGGCAGGTGTACATCGACAAAACGAACGTCGATGACTGGCTGGTGGAGTCGATTCGACGCCCGTCGCTGGACCCGGGAGCCTTCGGGGTGTTCCGCACCGTGTTCGACATCCCCCGCGGCCAGCCCCTCGACGAATTGTTTGCTCATCTGCAGGCGCCGTTGCTGCTGCTTTGGGGGATTCGCGATCCCTGGATCAATGCCGCCGGACGGCGATCCAGCTTCCAGCGCCACGCTCCGGAGAACACCACCGAAGTGGTGCTTGATGCCGGCCACTGCCCCCACGATGAGGTTCCCGATCAGGTGAACCGGGCCTTGCAGGACTGGCTGGCAGAGCGTGTTGGCGAGAACACCTTGGATCCGCAGCCAGCCCGTTAA
- a CDS encoding galactose mutarotase has protein sequence MTFRQQSAPYAHWEYVHPSSGDRLRIVPERGGLVSEWLCNGREVLYFDQERYADPAKSIRGGIPVLFPICGNLPGDNLPLASGTYTLKQHGFARNLPWTIELLEDQGGVRLCLVDTADTRAAYPFAFRVQIDVRPVASALEIVTTVTNTSAEGGEAMPFSFGLHPYFNVTDLARTELEGLAPRCLNHLEMADADTASQLSRLPDGVDFLTRPAGPVTLVDTAAGTRLQLQHHEPMDLTVVWTEPPRPMVCLEPWTGPRQSLISGDRKLELSAGQSTTLTCRYVVS, from the coding sequence ATGACCTTCCGCCAGCAGTCCGCTCCCTACGCCCACTGGGAATACGTGCATCCCAGCAGTGGTGATCGTCTGCGCATCGTGCCGGAGCGCGGTGGTTTGGTGAGCGAATGGCTCTGCAACGGCCGTGAAGTGCTCTACTTCGACCAGGAGCGCTACGCCGACCCTGCCAAGAGCATCCGCGGCGGCATTCCCGTGTTGTTTCCGATCTGCGGCAATCTGCCCGGCGACAACTTGCCCCTGGCCAGCGGCACCTACACCCTCAAGCAGCACGGCTTTGCCCGCAATCTTCCCTGGACGATCGAGCTGCTCGAGGATCAGGGCGGTGTGCGGCTCTGTCTGGTCGATACGGCTGACACCCGTGCGGCCTATCCCTTCGCCTTCCGGGTGCAGATCGACGTGCGCCCTGTGGCCTCAGCGCTGGAGATCGTGACCACGGTCACCAATACGTCGGCGGAAGGCGGAGAGGCCATGCCCTTCAGCTTCGGTCTGCACCCGTATTTCAATGTGACCGATCTGGCTCGCACCGAGCTCGAAGGACTCGCTCCCCGCTGCCTTAATCACCTGGAGATGGCTGATGCCGACACGGCCTCCCAGCTCAGCCGTCTGCCGGACGGCGTGGACTTCCTCACCCGTCCCGCCGGACCGGTGACCCTGGTGGATACGGCGGCTGGCACTCGTTTGCAGCTTCAGCACCACGAACCGATGGACCTCACGGTGGTCTGGACCGAACCCCCCCGCCCGATGGTGTGCCTCGAACCCTGGACGGGACCACGGCAATCGCTGATCAGTGGCGATCGCAAATTGGAACTGAGTGCCGGTCAGAGCACCACCCTCACCTGCCGCTACGTGGTGAGCTGA
- a CDS encoding FAD-binding oxidoreductase — protein MARSWRATHPTITDSAPVVHSETLLQPQSEAELSALVRDLHASGRPWTPAGLATRLHWGAPLQQAGAAVSSRRLNGVVDHAVDDLTITVEAGLPLADLQHALAERGQWLPVDWPWGTAAELGSSAGTVGGLVARGLSGSLHQRHLGVRDQLIGIRLMRSDGVAAKAGGRVVKNVAGYDLMRLLCGSWGSLALITGVTLRVQPIRRARGLLVLRGLPTALEPLRQAVVGGGFTPDWIDWEHSEDQGCCLRLGVASISDAAVDDQLNQIKALADEQHLASERQSWSDPLPDPIAPGADPAWLLRLNLPPARCAELLASDTCQQFKGWCWRVSAGRGSGDAWQAQGPATPAYAIADLRRQVADLGGELTVLIQPSVPESQEALDAWLDAPSRPLIEAVKRQFDPRLQLARGRLPGVATPFS, from the coding sequence ATGGCACGATCATGGCGCGCAACGCATCCGACCATCACCGATTCAGCACCAGTGGTCCACTCCGAAACGCTGCTGCAGCCGCAGAGCGAAGCCGAGCTGAGCGCGCTGGTGCGCGACCTGCATGCCAGTGGCCGTCCCTGGACGCCGGCGGGCCTAGCAACCCGCCTGCACTGGGGAGCGCCACTGCAGCAGGCCGGAGCGGCCGTGAGCAGCCGCCGGTTGAACGGGGTCGTCGACCACGCCGTTGATGACCTCACGATCACCGTGGAGGCCGGGCTGCCCCTGGCCGATCTGCAGCACGCCCTGGCCGAGCGCGGGCAGTGGCTGCCAGTGGACTGGCCCTGGGGCACGGCAGCGGAACTGGGGAGCAGCGCCGGAACGGTGGGCGGGTTGGTGGCCCGAGGACTCTCCGGCAGCTTGCACCAGCGCCATCTGGGGGTGCGCGATCAACTGATCGGCATCCGCCTGATGCGCAGTGATGGCGTTGCCGCCAAGGCCGGCGGGCGGGTCGTGAAAAACGTGGCCGGCTACGACCTGATGCGGCTGCTTTGCGGCAGCTGGGGCAGCCTGGCCCTGATCACGGGGGTGACGCTGCGGGTACAGCCCATCCGCAGGGCGCGAGGCCTGTTGGTGCTCCGCGGTCTCCCCACGGCCCTCGAGCCGCTGCGACAGGCGGTGGTGGGGGGGGGCTTCACACCCGACTGGATCGACTGGGAGCACAGCGAAGATCAGGGCTGCTGCCTCAGGCTGGGAGTGGCCAGCATCAGTGATGCCGCCGTGGACGACCAGCTCAATCAAATAAAGGCCTTGGCTGATGAGCAGCACCTCGCCAGCGAGCGCCAGAGCTGGAGCGACCCGCTGCCCGATCCGATCGCTCCCGGAGCTGATCCGGCCTGGTTACTGCGCCTCAACCTGCCGCCAGCCCGCTGCGCCGAACTGCTAGCCAGTGACACGTGTCAACAATTCAAGGGCTGGTGCTGGCGAGTCAGTGCCGGACGGGGGAGCGGCGATGCCTGGCAGGCGCAAGGTCCAGCCACTCCCGCCTACGCGATCGCAGACTTGCGCCGGCAGGTGGCGGATCTGGGAGGTGAGCTCACAGTGCTGATTCAACCGTCAGTGCCGGAGAGCCAGGAGGCGCTGGACGCCTGGTTGGATGCTCCCTCCAGACCCCTGATCGAAGCGGTGAAAAGGCAGTTTGACCCCAGGCTGCAACTGGCCCGGGGACGACTGCCAGGGGTGGCTACACCCTTCAGCTGA
- a CDS encoding four-carbon acid sugar kinase family protein produces the protein MTIVVIDDDPTGSQTVHSCPLLLLWDVDSLRRGLRHRSPLLFVLANTRALSADAAAKRNREILSALHQALEAEGIPESQLLLVSRGDSTLRGHGVLEPAVLAAELEARFGPVDATLHVPAFLPGGRTTVDGVHLLHGEPVHTTAFANDRSFGFSTSALDAWLEEKSGGTIPAHAVLRLGRDLLDRAADAAPEGVEALEAWLLALQGNVPVVVDAERQEQLDALGAAVRRLQGRKRLLFRAAASLINGLVNAGEAPLGPQPLSAPALAKLRRRDSTGEALPGLVLVGSHVPLADAQLAELLADGRCAALELPVPRIARVLEGGTPDLLLADLEQEWGAHLQTCLAQGRTPVLFTSRGELTFGEGASAQRRRLQFGLALAQLTARLAAALAPQLGYLISKGGITTGTLLAEGLQLEAVQLEGQLLAGLSLVRPWVPGGLPWDGLPIVTFPGNLGDRSTLAEAWRLMEAG, from the coding sequence ATGACCATTGTTGTGATCGACGACGATCCCACTGGGTCGCAGACGGTGCACAGCTGCCCGCTGTTGTTGCTCTGGGATGTGGACAGCCTGCGCCGGGGCCTGCGCCATCGCTCGCCGCTGCTGTTTGTTCTCGCCAATACCCGTGCGCTCTCGGCTGATGCGGCGGCTAAGCGCAACCGGGAGATCTTGAGCGCCCTTCACCAGGCTCTGGAGGCCGAGGGCATCCCCGAGTCCCAGCTGCTGCTGGTGAGTCGTGGCGATTCCACCCTGCGCGGGCATGGCGTGCTTGAACCGGCCGTGCTCGCCGCAGAGTTGGAGGCACGTTTTGGGCCCGTGGATGCCACCTTGCATGTGCCGGCCTTCCTGCCCGGGGGGCGCACCACTGTGGATGGGGTGCACCTGCTGCATGGCGAACCGGTGCACACCACGGCCTTCGCCAACGATCGCAGCTTCGGCTTCAGCACCAGTGCTCTCGATGCCTGGCTGGAAGAAAAGAGTGGGGGAACGATTCCGGCGCATGCGGTGCTGCGGCTGGGGAGAGACCTGCTCGATCGGGCGGCTGATGCGGCCCCTGAAGGAGTTGAAGCACTGGAGGCCTGGTTGCTGGCCTTGCAGGGCAATGTTCCGGTGGTGGTGGACGCCGAGCGACAGGAGCAGCTGGATGCCCTCGGGGCGGCCGTGCGCCGGTTGCAGGGGCGCAAGCGTTTGCTGTTCCGCGCCGCTGCGAGCCTGATCAATGGGCTGGTGAATGCTGGCGAGGCGCCCCTGGGCCCCCAACCCCTGTCTGCGCCTGCTCTAGCCAAGCTGCGTCGCCGGGATTCCACCGGCGAGGCCTTGCCCGGATTGGTGCTGGTGGGGTCCCATGTGCCCCTGGCCGATGCGCAATTAGCAGAGCTGCTGGCGGATGGCCGTTGCGCGGCACTCGAGCTGCCGGTGCCCCGGATCGCGCGGGTGCTGGAGGGGGGCACCCCGGATCTGCTACTGGCTGATCTCGAGCAGGAGTGGGGCGCGCATCTGCAGACATGCCTGGCCCAGGGACGCACACCGGTGCTGTTCACCAGTCGCGGAGAACTCACCTTCGGCGAGGGCGCTTCGGCCCAGCGTCGGCGCCTGCAGTTCGGCCTGGCCTTGGCCCAGCTCACGGCCAGGCTGGCGGCGGCACTCGCACCGCAGCTGGGTTACTTGATTAGCAAGGGCGGCATCACCACCGGCACCCTGCTGGCGGAGGGTCTGCAGCTGGAGGCCGTGCAGCTTGAGGGGCAGCTGCTGGCTGGCCTGTCATTGGTGCGGCCTTGGGTGCCTGGAGGGCTGCCTTGGGATGGGCTGCCAATCGTGACCTTCCCTGGGAACCTGGGAGATCGAAGCACCCTGGCGGAGGCTTGGCGGCTGATGGAGGCGGGCTGA
- a CDS encoding (Fe-S)-binding protein — MSARSSSETSPPSRLPGLPSGVTDPCVHCGFCLPTCASYRVLGTEMDSPRGRIHTLKAIEAGELTLDATVASHFDSCLGCYACVSACPSGVRYDQLIEATRPKLNTAELRSPWQQTFRQLLLAVLPYPSRLRALLTPLRAYAGGPLQTLVRRSGLTRLLGPQLAAMEALLPPLAAEGFADRFPLVTPATGERRGRVGLVLGCVQRCFDPQVNAATVAVLQANGFEVVIPADQGCCGAVSHHQGQMEQTRSLASDLVRSFEAVAGPEGLDAVLVAASGCGHTMKSYGELLSDEQSGLSCPVLDVHEFLAARGLSETFRTALQPLPITVAYHDACHMIHGQGISREPRSLLRMIPELQLREATEAGVCCGSAGIYNLVQPQEAAELGQLKVEDLSRTGASVIASANIGCSLQLRRHLPEDGPKVRHPMELLARAAGLTIDSTI; from the coding sequence ATGAGCGCCCGTTCCAGCTCCGAGACCTCCCCGCCCTCACGGCTACCCGGGCTCCCCTCCGGTGTGACCGACCCCTGCGTGCACTGCGGCTTCTGCCTGCCCACCTGCGCGAGCTACCGGGTACTGGGCACGGAGATGGATTCCCCCCGCGGCCGCATCCACACCCTCAAGGCGATTGAAGCGGGTGAGCTCACGCTCGATGCCACCGTGGCCTCTCACTTCGACAGTTGCCTGGGGTGCTACGCCTGTGTGAGCGCCTGCCCCTCCGGCGTGCGCTACGACCAGCTGATCGAAGCCACCCGGCCGAAACTGAACACCGCGGAGCTGCGCAGCCCCTGGCAACAAACCTTCCGGCAGCTGCTGCTAGCGGTGCTGCCCTATCCCAGCCGCCTGCGCGCTTTGCTCACCCCCTTACGGGCCTATGCGGGAGGTCCGCTCCAGACCCTGGTCCGGCGCAGCGGCCTCACCCGCCTGCTCGGGCCTCAACTCGCAGCCATGGAAGCGCTGCTGCCGCCGCTGGCAGCGGAAGGCTTCGCCGATCGCTTCCCCCTGGTGACACCCGCCACAGGCGAGCGCCGCGGCCGCGTGGGCCTGGTGTTGGGCTGCGTGCAGCGCTGCTTTGACCCCCAGGTGAATGCAGCCACCGTGGCTGTTTTGCAAGCCAATGGCTTCGAGGTAGTGATCCCTGCCGACCAGGGCTGCTGCGGTGCAGTAAGCCATCACCAGGGACAGATGGAGCAGACCCGCTCCCTGGCCAGTGATCTGGTGCGCAGCTTCGAGGCGGTCGCAGGACCCGAGGGGCTCGACGCCGTGCTGGTGGCCGCATCCGGCTGCGGCCACACGATGAAGTCCTACGGCGAACTCCTCAGTGACGAGCAAAGCGGCTTGTCCTGCCCCGTGCTCGACGTGCATGAATTTCTGGCGGCACGAGGCCTCTCAGAGACTTTCCGCACCGCCCTGCAGCCCCTGCCGATCACCGTGGCGTATCACGATGCTTGCCACATGATTCACGGGCAGGGCATCAGCCGCGAGCCGCGGTCGTTGCTGCGCATGATCCCCGAATTGCAGCTGCGTGAAGCCACAGAAGCCGGGGTGTGTTGCGGCAGTGCCGGGATTTACAACCTGGTGCAACCCCAGGAAGCGGCCGAACTTGGACAGCTCAAAGTGGAAGATCTGAGCCGCACCGGCGCCAGTGTGATTGCCAGCGCCAACATTGGCTGCAGCCTGCAATTGCGCCGCCATTTGCCAGAGGACGGACCGAAGGTGCGGCATCCGATGGAGCTGCTGGCCCGCGCCGCCGGTTTAACCATCGATTCAACGATCTGA
- a CDS encoding NADP-dependent isocitrate dehydrogenase, with product MAQFEKLTAPAQGTPIRFENGQPVVANDPIIPFIRGDGTGVDIWPATQKVLDAAVAKAYGGAKTIEWFKVYAGDEACDLYGTYQYLPEDTLEAIRTYGVAIKGPLTTPVGGGIRSLNVALRQIFDLYSCVRPCRYYEGTPSPHKRPQDLDVIVYRENTEDIYMGVEWEADDAVGQELRRHLNEVVIPANGKLGKRQIPEGSGIGIKPVSKHGSQRHIRKAIQHALRLEGDKRHVTLVHKGNIMKFTEGAFRDWGYELATTEFRDVCITERESWILGNLEKDPGLSVQANARMIEPGYDSLTPEKKADIDAEVQAVIDAIGSSHGGGKWKAMVLVDDRIADSIFQQIQTRPQEYSILATLNLNGDYISDAAAAMVGGLGMAPGANIGETAAIFEATHGTAPKHAGLDRINPGSVILSGVMMLEFLGWQEAADLVTKGLSAAIADKQVTYDLARLMEPQVDPVSCSGFAEAIIERF from the coding sequence ATGGCCCAGTTCGAGAAGCTCACCGCCCCAGCCCAGGGCACACCGATTCGCTTCGAGAACGGTCAGCCTGTGGTGGCCAACGACCCGATCATTCCCTTCATCCGCGGTGATGGCACCGGCGTGGACATCTGGCCTGCCACCCAAAAGGTGCTGGATGCAGCGGTGGCCAAGGCCTACGGCGGCGCCAAAACCATTGAGTGGTTCAAGGTGTACGCGGGCGATGAAGCCTGTGACCTTTATGGCACCTATCAATACCTGCCCGAAGACACCCTCGAAGCGATTCGCACCTATGGCGTGGCGATCAAGGGCCCTCTCACCACACCCGTGGGTGGCGGCATCCGCTCGTTGAACGTGGCCCTGCGCCAGATCTTTGATCTGTACTCCTGCGTGCGTCCTTGCCGGTACTACGAAGGAACTCCCAGCCCCCACAAGCGTCCCCAGGATCTGGACGTGATCGTCTACCGGGAGAACACGGAAGACATCTACATGGGCGTGGAATGGGAAGCTGATGACGCGGTCGGCCAGGAATTGCGGAGGCACCTCAACGAAGTGGTGATCCCCGCCAACGGCAAGCTGGGTAAGCGCCAGATCCCCGAAGGCTCCGGCATCGGCATCAAGCCGGTGAGCAAGCACGGCAGCCAGCGCCACATCCGCAAAGCGATTCAGCACGCCCTGCGCCTGGAGGGCGACAAGCGCCACGTGACCCTGGTGCACAAGGGCAACATCATGAAATTCACCGAGGGCGCCTTCCGCGATTGGGGCTACGAACTGGCCACCACCGAGTTCCGCGATGTGTGCATCACCGAGCGGGAGAGCTGGATTCTCGGCAACCTCGAGAAGGACCCAGGCCTGAGTGTGCAGGCCAACGCCCGCATGATCGAGCCGGGCTACGACAGCCTCACCCCCGAGAAGAAGGCGGACATCGACGCCGAAGTGCAGGCCGTGATCGACGCCATCGGCAGCAGCCACGGTGGCGGCAAGTGGAAAGCCATGGTGCTGGTTGATGACCGCATCGCCGACAGCATCTTCCAGCAGATCCAGACCCGACCTCAGGAGTATTCGATCCTGGCCACGCTCAACCTCAACGGCGACTACATCTCCGATGCCGCCGCGGCCATGGTGGGCGGCCTGGGCATGGCCCCCGGGGCCAACATCGGTGAAACCGCCGCCATCTTTGAAGCCACCCACGGCACCGCCCCAAAGCATGCCGGCCTCGATCGGATCAACCCGGGCTCGGTGATCCTCAGCGGCGTGATGATGCTGGAGTTCCTGGGCTGGCAGGAGGCCGCTGATCTCGTAACCAAGGGCCTGAGTGCGGCCATTGCCGACAAGCAAGTCACCTATGACCTGGCCCGACTGATGGAGCCCCAGGTGGATCCGGTGAGCTGCAGCGGCTTTGCTGAAGCGATCATCGAGAGGTTTTAA
- a CDS encoding glycosyltransferase family 2 protein, protein MTTRDGVWVVAACFNEEAVIIRFIERVLAVPGVDQLVLIDDGSRDATVNQIRGFLTQRRSLDVPVPVTLLELTRNFGKEAAMLAGLDHVRERCAAAVLIDSDLQHPPELIEAMVAEWRAGAEVVTAVRDDRDQESRLKVLSASWFYRVFNKVVDSIQLQEGAGDYRLLDVAVVEAFTRLRESSRFSKGLLPWTGYRSVELPYQRVSRVGGTTSWSPLKLIGYAFDGIFSFSVLPLKVWTGLGVLVSGLSLLYALVIALRTALVGRDVPGYASLMVAVLFLGGIQLIGIGVLGDYIGRIYVESKARPHYFIRSIDQG, encoded by the coding sequence ATGACGACCCGAGATGGTGTGTGGGTGGTGGCGGCCTGTTTCAACGAAGAGGCCGTGATCATCCGCTTCATCGAGCGGGTGCTGGCTGTGCCTGGGGTAGACCAGCTGGTGTTGATCGACGATGGCTCGAGGGATGCCACCGTGAATCAGATTCGTGGTTTCTTAACGCAGCGCCGCAGCCTGGACGTTCCGGTTCCGGTCACTTTGCTGGAACTCACCCGTAATTTCGGTAAGGAAGCTGCCATGCTCGCGGGATTAGATCACGTGCGTGAGCGCTGTGCCGCCGCGGTGTTGATTGACTCCGATCTCCAGCACCCGCCCGAGTTGATCGAGGCGATGGTGGCGGAATGGCGCGCCGGAGCCGAGGTGGTGACAGCGGTGCGCGATGACCGCGATCAGGAGTCGCGTTTGAAGGTGTTGAGTGCCTCGTGGTTCTACCGGGTGTTCAACAAGGTGGTGGATTCCATCCAGCTGCAGGAAGGGGCTGGTGATTACCGCTTGCTGGATGTTGCGGTTGTGGAGGCGTTCACCCGATTGCGCGAGTCGAGCCGCTTTTCCAAAGGCCTGCTGCCCTGGACGGGCTATCGCAGTGTGGAGTTGCCTTATCAGCGGGTCAGCCGGGTTGGAGGCACGACTTCCTGGAGCCCTCTCAAGCTAATTGGCTATGCCTTCGATGGGATTTTTTCCTTCTCCGTGCTGCCTCTGAAGGTGTGGACAGGACTGGGAGTCCTGGTCTCCGGTCTCAGTCTTTTGTATGCATTAGTGATTGCTTTGCGTACGGCTCTTGTGGGCCGCGATGTACCCGGTTACGCCTCTTTGATGGTTGCCGTGTTGTTTCTGGGCGGCATTCAGTTGATTGGTATTGGGGTGCTCGGTGACTACATCGGCCGGATTTATGTGGAGTCGAAGGCCCGGCCCCACTACTTCATCCGCTCGATTGATCAGGGGTGA
- a CDS encoding ChbG/HpnK family deacetylase — protein MILRSLSTRLSLYGLVGVGAAAVHAMALLVLGGLMPLWIANPLAFLAASLASYLGHSRFTFRPETGGQRFARRWLILQYVVNLTVSSVLPLALSGWLPKAAEVAVLVFTPTVLNALIWSRAARFSLQRRQGGNLMPLRHADDLGLSHAANTAIVALAQAGKLEGTSLLVNGPAAAEGAKAWQALAMNKPDLQLCLHLCLTEGPSSAAPGLIPDLLDRQGHLHCSFGQWLLLSLLPRRHPRRAKVVAQLGLEIDAQIKQFRALRGNGSIALDGHQHIHLVPVVLDAVLDRAGASGITWLRSTNEPLPTGLPLGCWWQACRDAGLLKWLILQLLSWRARAKIQGCGLSTNGGFAGVLFTGHMAGAALQAAWRELSSLEANAQNTAPLLLAHPSAPLNQDLAEAGFAISQSFARSNWRQREWRALEALTITPDQSSG, from the coding sequence ATGATCCTGAGGTCTCTCAGCACCCGTCTCAGCCTCTACGGACTGGTCGGAGTCGGAGCTGCGGCCGTGCATGCCATGGCACTCCTGGTTCTGGGAGGCCTGATGCCGTTATGGATCGCCAACCCTCTGGCCTTTCTTGCCGCATCCCTGGCGAGCTATCTCGGCCACTCCCGCTTCACGTTCCGACCTGAAACCGGCGGCCAACGTTTCGCCCGCCGTTGGTTGATCCTTCAGTACGTCGTCAACCTCACTGTCAGCAGTGTGCTCCCGCTGGCTCTGTCTGGATGGCTCCCCAAAGCCGCCGAAGTGGCTGTGCTGGTGTTCACGCCAACAGTGCTGAATGCATTGATCTGGTCGAGAGCAGCTCGCTTCAGCCTGCAGCGCCGCCAGGGCGGAAACTTAATGCCACTCCGCCATGCTGATGATCTTGGCCTCAGCCACGCTGCGAACACTGCAATTGTGGCTCTGGCGCAGGCCGGAAAGCTGGAAGGAACCAGTCTTCTGGTGAACGGTCCAGCCGCAGCTGAAGGTGCCAAAGCCTGGCAAGCACTGGCGATGAACAAGCCAGACCTGCAGCTCTGTCTTCATCTCTGCCTCACCGAGGGGCCATCGAGTGCTGCCCCCGGATTGATTCCCGATCTCTTAGATCGCCAAGGACATCTCCACTGTTCCTTCGGACAATGGCTGTTGCTGTCACTGCTGCCGCGCCGACATCCCAGGCGGGCGAAGGTAGTCGCCCAGCTGGGACTCGAGATCGATGCTCAGATCAAACAGTTTCGGGCCTTGCGCGGGAACGGTTCCATCGCCCTCGATGGCCATCAACACATCCACCTTGTGCCGGTGGTGCTCGACGCCGTTTTGGACCGCGCAGGCGCATCAGGCATTACCTGGCTGCGCAGCACTAATGAACCGTTACCCACAGGGCTGCCCCTGGGCTGCTGGTGGCAGGCCTGCCGTGACGCAGGATTGCTCAAGTGGCTGATTTTGCAGCTGTTGAGTTGGCGTGCTCGAGCAAAAATTCAGGGGTGCGGACTGAGCACCAATGGGGGGTTTGCTGGCGTGCTGTTCACCGGGCACATGGCAGGTGCAGCGCTTCAGGCAGCCTGGAGAGAACTCAGCAGCCTGGAGGCCAACGCTCAAAACACAGCTCCGCTACTGCTGGCCCATCCCAGCGCACCCTTGAATCAGGATCTCGCCGAAGCCGGCTTCGCAATCTCCCAATCGTTTGCGCGATCAAACTGGAGACAGAGAGAGTGGCGAGCACTTGAAGCACTCACGATCACCCCTGATCAATCGAGCGGATGA
- a CDS encoding heme oxygenase (biliverdin-producing), producing MPVALASQLREGTKKSHTMAENTGFVSCFLKGVVDKGSYRTLVADLYFVYTAMEEEMARLADHPVIAPIAFSELNRREALEQDLAFYYGADWLQQIKATPAAQVYVDRIRQVAQESPELLVGHHYTRYLGDLSGGQILKNIAQKAMNLGENDGLHFYSFPEIADEKAFKTTYRAAMDQLPIDQAMADRMVEEANHAFHLNMKMFQELEGNLVAAIGKVLFGFLTRRQRAGSTEAVAA from the coding sequence ATGCCCGTCGCTCTCGCTTCCCAGCTCCGTGAAGGAACGAAGAAGTCGCACACCATGGCTGAAAACACAGGGTTTGTCAGTTGCTTCCTGAAAGGTGTGGTGGACAAGGGCAGCTATCGCACCCTGGTGGCTGATCTTTACTTCGTGTACACCGCGATGGAAGAGGAGATGGCGCGTCTCGCCGATCATCCGGTGATCGCACCTATCGCCTTCAGCGAACTGAACCGCCGTGAGGCACTTGAGCAGGATCTGGCCTTCTACTACGGAGCTGACTGGCTTCAGCAGATCAAGGCAACGCCTGCGGCTCAGGTTTATGTGGATCGCATCCGCCAGGTCGCCCAAGAGTCTCCCGAATTGCTGGTGGGCCATCACTACACCCGCTACCTGGGTGACCTCTCCGGTGGGCAAATCCTCAAGAACATCGCGCAGAAAGCGATGAATCTTGGCGAGAACGACGGGCTGCACTTCTATTCCTTCCCTGAAATCGCTGACGAGAAAGCCTTCAAGACCACGTATCGCGCTGCAATGGACCAGTTGCCGATTGATCAGGCAATGGCCGATCGCATGGTGGAGGAGGCCAACCATGCCTTCCACCTCAACATGAAGATGTTCCAGGAACTGGAGGGCAACCTCGTGGCAGCGATCGGCAAGGTGCTCTTCGGCTTTCTCACCCGCCGTCAGCGCGCTGGCAGCACCGAGGCTGTGGCTGCTTGA